A section of the Leptotrichia sp. HSP-342 genome encodes:
- a CDS encoding histidine phosphatase family protein, with protein MTEILFIRHGETDHNKKHLYYGHLNPSLNTTGINQLKNTKKKLEELNEKIDIVFSSDLNRCRESLELLEIDKNIKKNFSENLRELNFGILEGKTYKDIEKEFPHYIDEMKNNWRNFKAEGGESLSDLQKRIVKKIEKIKKDYENKRILIIAHAGVIQSLISYYLFCNLDGYWKFKIDNGSITKMTVVDDGFIYFNYINK; from the coding sequence ATGACAGAAATATTATTTATAAGACATGGTGAAACAGACCATAATAAAAAACATCTGTATTACGGACATCTAAATCCAAGCTTGAATACAACAGGAATAAATCAGTTAAAAAATACGAAAAAAAAACTTGAAGAACTGAATGAAAAAATAGATATAGTATTTTCAAGCGACTTAAATCGATGTAGAGAAAGTTTAGAACTTTTGGAAATTGACAAAAATATAAAAAAGAATTTTTCTGAAAATTTGAGAGAACTGAATTTTGGGATACTTGAAGGGAAAACTTACAAAGACATTGAAAAAGAGTTCCCACATTATATCGATGAAATGAAAAATAACTGGAGAAATTTTAAGGCAGAAGGTGGAGAAAGCCTTTCTGATTTGCAAAAACGAATTGTAAAAAAAATTGAGAAAATAAAGAAGGATTATGAAAACAAAAGAATACTTATTATAGCTCATGCGGGAGTTATCCAATCCTTAATTAGCTATTATCTATTCTGCAACTTGGATGGATACTGGAAATTTAAGATAGATAACGGAAGTATTACAAAAATGACTGTTGTGGATGATGGATTTATTTATTTTAATTATATTAATAAATAA
- a CDS encoding septal ring lytic transglycosylase RlpA family protein → MKKIVTIFAGLTISLLLISKTNTDNNIVYVKNEITRSTENEADLYASKKSGSKKSQSGIASYYGKGLHGSRTASGERHNRHEMVAAHRSLPFGTKVKVTNLSNGKEVIVKINDRGPFAKGRVIDLSYGAFSKIENPGKGLTRVKLEVLNSLK, encoded by the coding sequence ATGAAAAAAATAGTTACTATATTTGCAGGATTAACAATATCGCTGTTGTTAATTTCAAAAACAAATACAGACAATAATATAGTCTACGTAAAAAATGAAATAACGAGATCTACTGAGAACGAAGCTGACTTATATGCTTCTAAAAAATCAGGTTCAAAAAAATCACAAAGTGGAATAGCTTCATATTACGGAAAAGGACTGCATGGAAGTAGAACAGCTAGTGGAGAAAGACATAATAGACATGAAATGGTCGCAGCTCATAGATCTCTTCCATTCGGAACAAAAGTAAAAGTTACAAACTTAAGTAATGGAAAGGAAGTTATCGTAAAAATCAATGATAGAGGTCCTTTTGCAAAAGGACGTGTAATTGATTTAAGCTATGGGGCTTTTTCAAAAATAGAAAATCCGGGAAAAGGACTAACAAGAGTAAAACTTGAAGTTTTAAATTCTTTAAAATAG
- a CDS encoding precorrin-2 dehydrogenase/sirohydrochlorin ferrochelatase family protein, which translates to MWFPLFINLENKKVLVIGGGKVALKKIKKVLEYGADVTVVTDNIKEQSILELKNLKIEDNKKIENNKDEIEKLVKDFFLVISATDDEQLNENIAQVCDSKEILINNASSKTKMNAMFGGIVKNSEFQIAISTSGKNCKRSRAMKSEIQKVLDKIEK; encoded by the coding sequence ATGTGGTTTCCATTATTTATAAACTTGGAAAATAAAAAAGTTCTTGTTATTGGAGGTGGAAAAGTTGCACTAAAAAAAATCAAAAAAGTTTTAGAGTATGGAGCTGATGTTACTGTTGTTACTGATAACATTAAAGAGCAAAGTATATTAGAACTAAAAAATTTAAAAATAGAAGATAACAAGAAAATCGAAAACAATAAAGATGAAATTGAAAAACTTGTAAAAGATTTCTTTCTAGTTATTTCAGCTACAGATGATGAACAGCTGAATGAAAATATAGCACAAGTTTGTGATTCTAAAGAAATATTAATTAACAATGCATCTTCAAAAACTAAAATGAACGCAATGTTTGGAGGAATTGTAAAAAACAGCGAATTTCAAATTGCAATTTCTACGAGCGGTAAAAACTGCAAACGTTCACGTGCTATGAAAAGTGAAATTCAAAAAGTTCTTGACAAAATAGAAAAATAA
- the trkA gene encoding Trk system potassium transporter TrkA, producing MKIVIAGAGVVGESLCSELSAEGNDVILIEKEEKVLNKLVETYDITGLVGNGESYETLLEAGADSADIFIAATESDELNIISSIIAKKIGSKFTIARVRNPEYSSNMQFVREGLGISLMINPEMETAKSIANKLMFPVALSVENFFGQKASFISIKVEKNSFLNGTQLKNLEFSTKDKVIICTVRRDENVFIPTGDFTILEGDVVYVAGSIEAVHKFYDRIEQSNLKIGSTLLIGGGTISHYLIGKLIENKNKVKVIENDRTRAEKLSEAYPKAIVIKGDEADQEFLVQEGINNYDATVILTDSDEENVVISMFVNSITNSKLITKMNRTLLLPILENNTRTSTVVPKKVISDMIIRVIRSKTDMRGSTMSFLYRLENQVEFITFEINENSAAVNVPLKDLKLKKGILIVSILRDNKMIFPGGNDAIKNNDSVMIVAIASSIEDFDDILE from the coding sequence ATGAAAATAGTTATAGCAGGAGCTGGTGTCGTTGGTGAATCGCTTTGTAGCGAACTTTCAGCTGAAGGTAACGATGTCATTTTAATTGAGAAAGAAGAAAAAGTATTAAATAAGCTTGTAGAAACTTACGATATAACTGGGCTTGTAGGAAATGGAGAGTCTTATGAGACTTTACTTGAAGCTGGTGCAGACAGTGCCGATATTTTTATTGCTGCAACAGAATCAGATGAGCTAAACATAATCTCTTCAATAATAGCAAAAAAAATTGGTTCAAAATTTACTATAGCAAGAGTAAGAAATCCTGAATACAGTTCAAATATGCAATTTGTAAGGGAAGGACTTGGAATTTCCCTTATGATAAATCCCGAAATGGAAACTGCCAAAAGCATTGCAAATAAACTAATGTTCCCAGTTGCCTTAAGTGTAGAAAACTTTTTTGGACAAAAAGCCAGCTTTATTTCAATAAAAGTTGAAAAAAATAGTTTTCTGAATGGGACACAGTTAAAAAACCTTGAATTTAGCACAAAAGACAAAGTTATTATCTGCACTGTCAGAAGAGATGAAAATGTCTTTATTCCAACTGGAGATTTTACTATCCTGGAAGGAGATGTTGTCTATGTTGCAGGTTCTATAGAAGCAGTTCATAAATTTTATGACAGAATTGAACAAAGCAACTTAAAAATCGGATCTACACTGCTTATCGGTGGAGGAACAATTTCTCATTATTTAATTGGAAAACTTATTGAAAACAAAAACAAGGTAAAAGTCATAGAAAATGATAGAACACGTGCAGAAAAACTGAGTGAAGCTTATCCAAAAGCAATTGTAATAAAAGGAGATGAAGCCGATCAGGAATTCTTAGTACAGGAAGGAATAAATAACTATGATGCAACTGTAATTCTTACAGATAGCGATGAAGAAAATGTTGTTATTTCAATGTTTGTAAACTCCATAACAAATTCTAAGTTAATTACAAAAATGAACAGAACATTGCTACTTCCTATACTTGAAAACAATACTAGAACATCGACGGTTGTGCCCAAAAAAGTTATTTCTGACATGATAATAAGAGTTATAAGATCAAAAACAGATATGCGAGGATCCACAATGAGTTTTTTATACAGGCTAGAAAACCAGGTGGAATTTATTACTTTCGAAATCAATGAAAATAGTGCCGCTGTTAATGTTCCGCTAAAAGATTTAAAATTAAAAAAAGGAATATTGATTGTAAGTATATTGCGGGATAATAAAATGATTTTTCCGGGAGGAAATGATGCTATCAAAAACAATGACAGCGTAATGATTGTAGCAATAGCATCTTCTATCGAAGATTTTGACGATATTTTAGAATAA
- a CDS encoding polysaccharide deacetylase family protein — MKKILSIIGLTLAIAGFLYSSFHIFGTTAKFIEQHNLKSNVKKLTADKNKKTEELTVLTKKNAEIKGQYEQLKADKKIKTVYLTFDDGPSPHTDQILDILKKNNIKATFFVIGIGKNYNDYKKIIDHGHVLGLHTYSHEYKEVYANEESFFKDLYKIRDAVKSTTGLDVKITRFPGGSSNAIASKALKTAIINRMTKEGYVYFDWNCDSTDASGNNVPVEKLVKYGVCTTHSDINVLMHDTHAKKTTVQALQQIIDGYKKAGYTFETLDVNSPKIQHVKQPELK; from the coding sequence ATGAAAAAAATACTATCAATTATCGGTTTAACACTTGCTATAGCAGGATTTTTATATTCAAGTTTCCATATCTTTGGAACAACTGCAAAATTTATAGAACAACATAACCTAAAATCAAACGTTAAAAAATTAACTGCCGATAAAAATAAGAAAACTGAGGAGCTTACAGTACTTACTAAAAAAAATGCAGAAATAAAGGGACAATACGAACAACTGAAGGCTGACAAAAAGATTAAGACTGTATACTTGACTTTTGATGACGGACCTTCACCACACACTGATCAAATACTTGACATTTTGAAAAAAAATAATATAAAGGCAACATTCTTTGTAATTGGAATTGGAAAAAATTACAATGATTATAAGAAAATAATTGACCATGGACATGTACTCGGATTACATACTTATTCGCATGAATATAAAGAAGTTTATGCAAATGAAGAAAGTTTCTTTAAAGATCTTTATAAAATAAGAGATGCTGTAAAATCAACAACTGGATTAGATGTGAAAATTACAAGATTTCCTGGTGGATCAAGCAATGCGATAGCGTCTAAAGCTCTAAAAACAGCTATAATTAACAGAATGACAAAAGAAGGGTATGTATATTTTGACTGGAATTGTGATTCAACAGATGCTTCTGGAAATAATGTTCCTGTAGAAAAATTGGTTAAATATGGTGTCTGCACAACTCACTCTGATATAAATGTCCTAATGCACGATACACATGCTAAGAAAACTACTGTTCAAGCGCTGCAGCAAATTATTGACGGATATAAAAAGGCTGGATATACATTTGAAACTTTAGATGTAAATAGTCCAAAAATTCAGCATGTAAAACAACCTGAACTGAAATAA
- the fabG gene encoding 3-oxoacyl-ACP reductase FabG, whose protein sequence is MLNGKIALITGGSRGIGKEIALKFAENGATVISGDLIDPDYSHENVSHVKLNVTDRENIKEIANEIKEKYGRLDILVNNAGITRDSLLQRMKEADWDLVIDINLKGVYNVMQGFVSLLLKSKASSVINMASVVGVDGNAGQTNYAATKGGVIAMAKTWAKEFGRKNLRSNAIAPGFIETNMTHVLPEKVVETVLANTPLRKMGDAEDVANAALYLASDMSKFVTGQVLRVDGGLNL, encoded by the coding sequence GTGTTAAATGGTAAAATTGCATTAATTACAGGTGGTTCAAGAGGAATTGGAAAGGAAATAGCACTAAAATTTGCTGAAAATGGAGCAACTGTTATTTCTGGAGATTTAATTGATCCTGATTACAGCCATGAAAATGTTTCGCACGTTAAATTAAATGTTACTGATAGAGAAAATATAAAAGAGATTGCAAATGAAATCAAAGAAAAATATGGAAGATTGGATATTCTTGTAAATAATGCAGGAATTACAAGAGATTCATTACTTCAAAGAATGAAGGAAGCAGACTGGGATTTAGTAATTGATATTAACTTAAAAGGTGTCTACAATGTGATGCAAGGTTTTGTTTCTTTATTATTAAAGAGTAAAGCCTCAAGTGTAATAAATATGGCTTCTGTTGTAGGAGTTGATGGAAATGCCGGACAAACTAACTACGCAGCTACAAAAGGTGGAGTAATCGCTATGGCAAAAACTTGGGCAAAAGAATTCGGTAGAAAAAATCTTAGATCAAATGCAATTGCACCAGGATTTATCGAAACAAATATGACTCACGTATTACCTGAAAAAGTTGTAGAAACTGTACTTGCAAATACTCCGCTTAGAAAAATGGGAGATGCTGAAGATGTTGCAAATGCTGCATTATACTTGGCAAGTGATATGTCTAAATTTGTTACAGGACAAGTTTTAAGAGTTGATGGAGGATTGAATTTATAA
- a CDS encoding RNase H1/viroplasmin domain-containing protein → MAKNKKFYAYFITDTNENGILESWIDCQKKVSGKKARYKSFKNFSEAQEWLNSGANYEKKEKSDLTKLYSELERDAIYFDAGTGRGNGVEVRLTDFDGNSLLYKIMNEKNINEFGNYYVADTRTNNFGELVGIYTAFVYAKKYDTKIICGDSSLVIEYWSKGRYNNSSLKNDTIELIKKVALMRNEFEKKGGIVKKISGDVNPADLGFHK, encoded by the coding sequence ATGGCAAAAAATAAAAAATTCTATGCCTATTTCATTACAGATACAAATGAAAATGGAATACTTGAAAGCTGGATAGATTGTCAAAAAAAAGTAAGTGGTAAAAAAGCCCGTTATAAATCATTTAAAAATTTTTCTGAAGCACAAGAATGGTTAAATTCTGGAGCAAATTATGAAAAAAAAGAGAAAAGTGATTTGACTAAACTGTATTCTGAACTAGAGCGTGATGCAATTTATTTTGATGCAGGAACAGGACGGGGCAACGGTGTGGAAGTCAGATTGACTGATTTTGACGGTAATTCACTACTTTATAAAATTATGAACGAAAAAAATATCAATGAATTTGGAAATTATTATGTCGCTGACACCAGAACAAATAACTTTGGTGAATTAGTTGGTATTTACACAGCTTTTGTTTATGCTAAAAAATATGATACAAAGATAATTTGTGGAGACAGTTCTCTCGTTATTGAATATTGGTCAAAAGGACGATACAATAATTCCAGTTTGAAAAATGATACAATTGAACTCATAAAAAAAGTTGCTTTAATGAGAAATGAATTTGAAAAAAAAGGTGGAATCGTAAAAAAAATCTCAGGAGATGTTAATCCCGCTGATTTAGGATTCCACAAATAA
- the cobS gene encoding adenosylcobinamide-GDP ribazoletransferase, with the protein MKYIKNFFEQFIILIQFMTRIPIPIKVEYSEKKLGKSIKFFPLVGLIIGLILYFSNFLITVYLKNIFYNKVIIAVLIIIIEILAVGIIHIDGLADTFDGLFSYAKKEKMLEIMKDSRIGTNGTVVLILYFITKITIISEIITINPKYLIIFPIVARLSTSVNAGLSDYARKSGMSNAIISENGIFEVIFSLILTNALVFLIIGTKGGIALFIALLFIILFMLNVRKKIGGITGDTMGASLELTSILVLFLGIVLR; encoded by the coding sequence ATGAAATATATAAAAAATTTTTTTGAACAATTCATTATCTTAATTCAATTTATGACACGTATTCCGATACCAATAAAAGTAGAGTATAGTGAGAAAAAATTAGGAAAGTCAATTAAATTTTTTCCATTAGTCGGCTTAATCATTGGCTTAATTTTATATTTTTCAAATTTTTTAATTACAGTCTATCTAAAAAATATTTTTTATAATAAAGTGATAATTGCTGTACTTATTATAATTATAGAAATTTTAGCTGTTGGAATAATCCATATTGATGGACTTGCTGATACTTTTGATGGACTTTTTAGTTATGCTAAGAAAGAAAAAATGCTGGAAATTATGAAAGATTCAAGAATTGGTACAAATGGAACAGTTGTATTAATTTTATATTTTATTACAAAAATTACTATAATTTCTGAAATTATCACAATAAACCCGAAATACCTAATAATTTTTCCAATCGTTGCAAGACTTTCAACATCAGTAAATGCTGGTCTTTCTGACTATGCTAGAAAATCTGGAATGAGTAATGCCATAATTTCTGAAAATGGTATTTTTGAAGTGATTTTTTCACTTATTTTGACAAATGCTCTAGTATTTCTTATAATTGGAACAAAAGGCGGTATTGCTTTATTTATCGCACTTTTATTTATAATTCTGTTTATGCTTAATGTACGAAAAAAGATTGGCGGGATAACGGGCGATACAATGGGAGCTTCTCTTGAATTAACATCAATATTAGTCCTATTTTTAGGGATTGTTTTACGGTAA
- a CDS encoding TrkH family potassium uptake protein — MNKRMIGFITGKILILEAGLMVLPLIISFLYNENAKYKIAYGSVILLLLAIGFLLSMKLPEDERIQGREGYIIVSLSWILMSIFGALPFVFTKEIPSFIDAFFEIVSGFTTTGSSIIPDLSKISHSNLFWRSFTHFVGGMGVLVLALAIFPSSATSVHVMKAEVPGPTFGKLVSKLSTTARMLYKIYIVMTIVLIILLMFGGLNLFESTLLAFGTAGTGGFGVRNGSILPYNNPYVEIILGIGMIVFGVNFNIYYFILIGKIKDIFKNEELKYYLLIVFGAITLIVFNIYQTYGSIWNCIRDVFFSVSSVITTTGYSTADFGKWPLFSQVILLILMFFGACAGSTAGGLKISRVVLMVKIYFAEIVQMISPNRVVTVKYDDKPVNSAMQKSIAVYFLVYSLVFGGILLMISYSTDDFMTAFSAVAATFNNIGPGLAKVGPTFSFAELNNFSKVILSFGMLAGRLEIFPMLILFSPTAWKLK; from the coding sequence ATGAATAAAAGAATGATAGGTTTTATAACTGGAAAAATACTTATACTTGAAGCTGGATTAATGGTATTACCTTTAATTATAAGTTTTTTATACAATGAAAATGCAAAATATAAAATTGCTTATGGTTCTGTAATACTTCTTCTTCTAGCAATAGGTTTTCTTCTCTCTATGAAGCTTCCTGAAGATGAACGGATTCAAGGTAGGGAAGGCTATATAATAGTTTCTTTATCTTGGATTTTGATGTCTATTTTTGGTGCATTGCCATTTGTATTTACAAAGGAAATCCCTTCTTTTATAGATGCGTTTTTTGAAATTGTAAGCGGCTTTACAACAACTGGATCTAGCATAATACCAGATCTTAGCAAAATTAGCCATTCTAATTTATTTTGGCGAAGTTTTACCCATTTTGTCGGTGGAATGGGAGTTCTAGTTCTAGCGCTTGCAATTTTTCCAAGTTCTGCAACATCAGTTCATGTAATGAAAGCTGAAGTGCCTGGTCCAACATTTGGAAAATTAGTTTCAAAACTATCAACAACAGCCAGAATGCTTTATAAAATTTATATTGTTATGACAATCGTTCTTATAATTTTATTAATGTTTGGCGGACTTAATCTATTTGAGTCTACTCTTCTTGCATTTGGTACCGCAGGAACAGGAGGATTTGGAGTAAGAAATGGTAGCATTTTACCATACAATAACCCTTATGTCGAAATAATACTTGGAATTGGAATGATAGTATTTGGAGTAAACTTTAATATTTATTATTTTATTTTAATTGGAAAAATAAAAGACATCTTTAAAAATGAAGAATTAAAATATTATTTACTAATAGTTTTTGGAGCAATTACACTAATAGTTTTCAATATATATCAGACATACGGCTCCATATGGAACTGTATAAGAGATGTATTTTTCTCAGTTTCCTCAGTCATAACAACAACTGGATATTCTACAGCTGATTTTGGAAAATGGCCGTTATTTTCACAAGTTATCTTGCTTATCCTAATGTTTTTTGGAGCATGTGCAGGCTCTACAGCTGGAGGACTGAAAATATCAAGAGTTGTATTAATGGTAAAAATCTATTTTGCTGAAATTGTCCAAATGATAAGTCCAAATCGTGTAGTTACAGTAAAATATGATGATAAGCCAGTAAATTCAGCTATGCAAAAAAGTATTGCAGTATATTTTTTAGTCTATTCACTAGTTTTTGGAGGAATTCTTCTAATGATTTCCTACTCAACAGATGACTTTATGACTGCTTTTAGTGCTGTTGCCGCCACATTTAATAATATCGGTCCGGGATTAGCAAAAGTAGGCCCTACATTCAGCTTTGCTGAATTAAACAATTTCTCAAAAGTAATTCTTAGTTTTGGAATGCTGGCAGGAAGGCTGGAAATTTTCCCAATGTTAATATTATTTTCCCCAACAGCATGGAAATTAAAATAA
- a CDS encoding YbgA family protein → MNKKKECEELWAKNKYYVLSKSHKVYLEIRKYLKEKEIDIVFINERIQKVRDIKESKKDFSNAILHLWGYFKKKATKIEKQGLFNILEEYMGGRSNQKSLIEYINTLLKKYPNKYLQESTLLTGEKDETMA, encoded by the coding sequence ATGAATAAAAAAAAAGAATGTGAAGAGCTATGGGCAAAAAATAAATATTATGTATTAAGCAAATCCCATAAAGTGTACTTAGAAATAAGAAAGTATTTGAAAGAAAAAGAAATTGATATTGTATTTATTAATGAAAGAATACAAAAAGTAAGGGATATAAAAGAAAGTAAAAAAGATTTTAGTAATGCAATTCTTCATTTATGGGGATATTTCAAAAAAAAGGCAACAAAGATTGAAAAACAAGGATTATTTAACATACTGGAAGAATACATGGGAGGAAGAAGTAATCAGAAATCGCTAATTGAATATATCAATACTTTACTAAAGAAATATCCAAATAAATATTTACAAGAATCCACTTTATTAACAGGAGAAAAAGATGAGACTATGGCATGA
- the hemB gene encoding porphobilinogen synthase, which produces MFKRHRKLRKNEVIRNLVKDVYVSKEDLIYPIFIEEGENIKNEIPSMPGIFRYSIDRLSEELDELVKLGINSILLFGIPKNKDACATEAYNENGIIQNAVRFIKEKYDNFLVICDICCCEYTSHGHCGILDENGYVKNDETLEVLGKTALSYAKAGADIVAPSDMMDGRVEKISNVLAQNNFENIPVMAYSVKYSSAFYGPFRDAADSAPQFGDRKSYQMNFQYSKDAIDEVAEDLRQGADIIIVKPAMAYLDVIKKVSDKFEIPIVAYSVSGEYSMVKAAAENGWIDEMKIVMEQMYAMKRAGANAIITYYAKEIAKYLENK; this is translated from the coding sequence ATGTTTAAAAGACATAGAAAATTACGAAAAAATGAAGTGATAAGAAATCTTGTAAAAGATGTTTATGTCTCAAAGGAAGATTTGATTTATCCAATTTTTATTGAAGAGGGAGAAAATATCAAGAACGAAATCCCTTCAATGCCAGGAATTTTTAGATACTCTATTGACAGGCTTTCTGAAGAACTGGATGAACTGGTAAAATTGGGAATAAATTCGATTTTACTTTTCGGAATTCCTAAAAATAAAGATGCCTGTGCAACAGAAGCCTACAATGAAAATGGTATTATTCAGAATGCAGTTCGATTTATAAAAGAAAAATATGACAATTTTCTTGTAATCTGTGATATTTGCTGCTGTGAATATACAAGTCATGGCCATTGTGGTATTCTTGATGAAAATGGTTATGTAAAAAATGATGAAACTTTAGAAGTTCTTGGAAAAACAGCACTCTCCTACGCAAAGGCTGGAGCAGATATTGTAGCACCTTCAGACATGATGGATGGACGTGTGGAAAAAATTTCCAATGTTTTAGCTCAAAATAATTTTGAAAATATTCCAGTAATGGCTTATTCAGTAAAATATTCATCAGCATTTTATGGACCTTTTAGAGATGCAGCAGATTCAGCTCCTCAATTTGGAGATAGAAAGTCTTACCAGATGAATTTTCAATATTCAAAAGATGCGATAGACGAAGTTGCTGAAGATTTACGTCAAGGAGCAGATATTATAATTGTGAAGCCTGCAATGGCATATCTTGATGTTATAAAAAAGGTAAGTGATAAATTTGAAATCCCAATCGTAGCTTACAGCGTTTCGGGAGAATATTCAATGGTAAAAGCTGCAGCTGAAAATGGATGGATTGATGAAATGAAAATTGTCATGGAACAGATGTATGCGATGAAAAGAGCTGGAGCAAACGCTATCATTACTTATTATGCAAAGGAAATTGCAAAATATTTAGAAAATAAATAA
- the argS gene encoding arginine--tRNA ligase, whose amino-acid sequence MELLTIKLKKLFSENINNIFGADYTEKVDIQNSTKREFGDFQTNFAMVSSKLIGKNPREIASTLVDNFKENDIIEKLEIAGPGFINIYLKNNFLNEELKKVENEKYDFSFLNTDKTIIIDYSSPNIAKRMHIGHLRSTIIGDSIKRTLQFLGFHTLADNHIGDWGTQFGKLIVAYKNWLNKKSYEEDPIGELERIYVQFSDEAKKNPALEDEAREELKKLQLGDEENQKLWKEFIDISLKEYNKIYDRLGVNFDYYYGESFYNGMMPAVLEELKEKGIAREDQGALVVFFENDKLPPAIVQKKDGSFLYTTSDLATMKFRKDELNVDEAVYLTDDRQQNHFKQVFEIGEMLGEPYNYKKTHVVFGIMRFGDGMIFSSRSGNIIRLVDLLDEAKTQVKKVIDEKNPNIPEEEKEKIAEIVGSGAIKYFDLSQNRTSDITFTWDKVLSFEGNTGPYLQYTYVRIMSIFRKLKEENINVENKDIILDDMTGIERELATELLRFPQAVVKSYESYRPNIIADYLFDMAKLFNNFYNSSSILKEENKKIMDARILLSEKTAFVLKEGLSLLGITTVDRM is encoded by the coding sequence ATGGAATTGTTGACAATAAAATTAAAAAAATTATTTTCAGAAAATATAAATAATATTTTTGGTGCTGATTATACAGAAAAAGTCGATATTCAAAATTCCACAAAAAGAGAATTTGGAGATTTTCAGACAAATTTTGCGATGGTTAGTTCAAAATTAATTGGTAAAAATCCACGAGAGATTGCAAGTACACTTGTAGATAATTTTAAAGAAAATGATATTATTGAAAAGTTGGAAATTGCAGGGCCAGGATTTATTAATATTTATTTGAAAAATAACTTTTTGAATGAAGAATTAAAAAAAGTGGAAAATGAAAAATATGATTTTTCTTTTTTAAATACAGATAAAACTATAATAATTGATTATTCTTCACCTAATATTGCTAAGAGAATGCACATTGGACATTTGAGAAGTACAATTATCGGGGATTCCATCAAGAGAACTTTGCAATTTTTAGGTTTTCATACACTTGCTGACAATCATATTGGTGATTGGGGAACACAATTTGGAAAACTCATTGTAGCTTATAAGAATTGGCTGAATAAGAAGTCCTATGAAGAAGATCCGATTGGTGAACTGGAAAGAATTTATGTGCAGTTTTCTGATGAAGCTAAAAAAAATCCTGCTTTGGAGGATGAGGCTCGTGAAGAACTGAAAAAATTACAGCTTGGAGATGAAGAAAATCAAAAATTGTGGAAGGAATTTATAGATATTTCACTAAAAGAATACAATAAAATTTATGATAGGCTTGGTGTAAATTTCGACTATTATTATGGTGAATCATTTTACAATGGTATGATGCCAGCTGTACTGGAAGAATTGAAGGAAAAAGGTATTGCACGTGAAGATCAGGGAGCATTGGTCGTGTTTTTTGAAAATGACAAGCTGCCACCTGCAATTGTGCAGAAAAAAGATGGAAGCTTCCTGTATACAACTTCTGACCTGGCTACAATGAAATTTAGAAAAGATGAATTAAATGTAGACGAAGCTGTTTACCTAACTGACGATAGGCAGCAAAATCACTTTAAGCAGGTTTTTGAAATTGGAGAGATGCTTGGAGAACCTTATAATTACAAAAAGACTCATGTTGTATTTGGAATTATGAGATTTGGTGATGGAATGATTTTTTCTTCCAGAAGCGGAAATATAATAAGACTTGTTGATTTGCTAGATGAGGCAAAAACTCAAGTTAAAAAGGTAATTGATGAAAAAAATCCGAATATTCCAGAAGAAGAAAAAGAAAAAATTGCTGAAATTGTGGGAAGCGGAGCTATAAAATACTTTGATTTGAGCCAGAACAGGACTTCGGATATAACATTTACTTGGGACAAGGTACTTAGTTTTGAAGGAAATACGGGTCCTTATTTGCAATATACTTATGTTCGGATTATGTCGATTTTTAGAAAATTGAAGGAAGAAAATATTAATGTGGAAAATAAAGATATTATTTTAGACGATATGACTGGCATTGAACGAGAACTAGCTACAGAGCTTTTAAGATTTCCACAGGCAGTAGTAAAATCGTATGAAAGCTATCGTCCAAACATAATAGCTGATTATTTATTTGACATGGCAAAATTATTTAATAATTTCTATAATTCAAGTTCTATTCTGAAGGAAGAAAATAAAAAAATTATGGATGCACGAATTTTATTATCAGAAAAAACTGCATTTGTTTTAAAAGAAGGACTTAGCCTTCTTGGAATTACGACTGTAGATAGAATGTAA